The following proteins are encoded in a genomic region of Enterocloster clostridioformis:
- a CDS encoding YhcH/YjgK/YiaL family protein, with amino-acid sequence MIYDLLTNIGNYRGMNRNLDKAIDYLMASDINTLPLGKTVIDGDRVFLQVMEARTRQLTDESYEVHRDYMDIQIDIEGCEVIETALDGVTPIGEYQPDFQKAAARGGAGGRCVMGPGRFILCMAGEAHGPGGCLEEPESIKKCVVKVAVADERP; translated from the coding sequence ATGATATACGACTTGCTGACTAATATAGGAAATTACAGGGGCATGAACAGGAATCTTGATAAGGCCATTGATTATCTGATGGCATCGGATATAAACACCCTTCCCCTGGGAAAGACGGTGATTGACGGGGACAGGGTATTCCTGCAGGTGATGGAAGCCAGGACCCGCCAGCTGACGGATGAGAGCTATGAAGTGCACAGAGATTATATGGACATCCAGATAGACATTGAGGGGTGCGAGGTCATAGAGACAGCCCTTGACGGTGTGACTCCCATCGGAGAATACCAACCGGACTTTCAGAAGGCGGCAGCCAGGGGCGGGGCAGGGGGACGCTGCGTTATGGGACCCGGCAGGTTCATCCTGTGCATGGCCGGGGAGGCTCATGGGCCGGGCGGATGTCTGGAAGAGCCTGAATCTATCAAAAAATGTGTGGTGAAGGTGGCTGTGGCCGATGAAAGGCCGTGA
- a CDS encoding Gfo/Idh/MocA family protein, with the protein MKTIGYAVVGTGYFGAELARIMKEQEGARVVAVYDPENAGTVAAELGCDVETDLDRLYSREDVDAVIVASPNYLHKEPVIKAAEHGVHVFCEKPIALSYQDCVEMVEACVAHNVTFMAGHVMNFFRGVRTAKKMINEGVIGKVLYCHSARNGWEDIQPSVSWKKIRAKSGGHLYHHIHELDCIQFLMGGCPDEVTMAGGNVAHCGEQFGDEDDMLFITMEYGDNRYAVLEYGSAFHWPEHYVLIQGTEGAIRLDMFNCGGTLKKGDKEEHFLMHKTQEEDDDRTRIYHGTEMDGAIMYGKPGKKPPMWLHSIMYDEMEYFNHIMHGAQPDEEFKALLTGEAARNAIATADACTKSRFENRKVKLSEITGVK; encoded by the coding sequence ATGAAGACAATTGGATATGCAGTGGTTGGAACGGGATATTTTGGGGCGGAGCTGGCCCGCATCATGAAGGAGCAGGAGGGCGCCAGGGTAGTGGCTGTCTATGACCCGGAGAATGCGGGGACAGTGGCGGCTGAGCTGGGCTGTGACGTGGAGACGGATCTGGATCGGTTATACAGCCGTGAGGACGTGGACGCGGTGATAGTGGCATCGCCCAATTACCTTCACAAGGAACCGGTCATCAAGGCGGCGGAGCATGGGGTGCACGTATTCTGTGAAAAGCCCATTGCCCTGTCCTATCAGGACTGCGTGGAGATGGTGGAGGCATGCGTTGCCCACAACGTCACCTTTATGGCAGGCCATGTGATGAACTTTTTCAGGGGTGTGCGCACAGCCAAAAAGATGATTAATGAGGGAGTCATCGGCAAGGTGCTGTACTGCCACTCTGCCAGGAACGGTTGGGAGGATATTCAGCCCTCTGTCAGCTGGAAGAAAATAAGGGCCAAATCAGGAGGCCATCTCTACCATCACATCCATGAGCTGGACTGTATCCAGTTCCTTATGGGCGGCTGCCCTGATGAAGTGACCATGGCAGGCGGCAATGTGGCCCACTGCGGGGAACAGTTCGGGGATGAGGACGATATGCTGTTTATCACCATGGAATACGGTGATAACCGGTACGCTGTTCTGGAGTACGGCTCCGCTTTCCACTGGCCGGAACATTATGTGCTGATTCAGGGAACAGAGGGCGCCATCCGCCTGGATATGTTTAACTGCGGCGGAACCCTTAAGAAGGGGGATAAGGAGGAGCATTTCCTCATGCACAAGACGCAGGAGGAGGACGACGACCGCACCAGAATCTATCACGGCACGGAGATGGACGGAGCCATCATGTACGGCAAACCGGGGAAGAAGCCGCCTATGTGGCTTCACAGCATCATGTATGATGAGATGGAGTATTTCAACCATATCATGCATGGGGCCCAGCCGGACGAGGAGTTTAAGGCCCTGCTTACAGGGGAGGCTGCCAGGAACGCCATTGCCACGGCAGACGCCTGCACCAAGTCCCGGTTTGAGAACAGAAAGGTGAAGCTGTCTGAGATAACGGGGGTGAAATAA
- the rfbA gene encoding glucose-1-phosphate thymidylyltransferase RfbA codes for MKGIILAGGSGTRLYPLTKVTSKQLLPIYDKPMIYYPLSVLMNAGIRDILIISTPDDTPRFEALLGDGHQFGIELSYAVQPSPDGLAQAFIIGEEFIGGDSVAMVLGDNIFHGQGLTKRLRTAASKEKGATVFGYYVDDPERFGIVEFDGDGKAISIEEKPEKPKSNYCVTGLYFYDNRVVEYAKNLKPSARGELEITDLNRIYLEKGELDVILLGQGFTWLDTGTHESLVEATNFVKTVETHQHRKIACLEEIAYLRGWITREQVMETYEILKKNQYGKYLKDVLDGKYVDKIHPQDF; via the coding sequence ATGAAAGGGATTATACTGGCCGGAGGAAGCGGGACGCGGCTCTATCCGTTAACCAAGGTAACTTCCAAACAGCTGCTTCCGATTTACGACAAACCAATGATATATTATCCGCTGTCTGTCCTTATGAATGCGGGAATCAGGGACATCCTGATTATCTCCACTCCGGATGATACGCCAAGATTTGAGGCTCTTTTGGGCGACGGCCACCAGTTTGGCATTGAGCTGAGCTATGCGGTACAGCCAAGCCCGGACGGGCTGGCCCAGGCTTTTATCATCGGTGAGGAATTTATTGGCGGGGATTCTGTGGCAATGGTTCTGGGTGATAATATTTTCCACGGACAGGGGCTGACCAAGCGCCTGCGCACCGCGGCGTCCAAGGAAAAGGGCGCCACGGTGTTCGGTTACTATGTGGATGATCCGGAGCGCTTCGGCATAGTGGAGTTTGACGGGGACGGCAAGGCCATTTCCATTGAGGAGAAGCCGGAGAAGCCAAAGTCCAACTACTGTGTCACCGGTCTTTATTTCTATGATAACCGGGTGGTGGAGTACGCGAAAAACTTAAAGCCCTCAGCCAGAGGCGAGCTGGAAATCACGGATTTAAACCGCATTTACCTGGAGAAGGGCGAGCTGGACGTGATTCTCCTGGGACAGGGATTTACATGGCTGGATACAGGAACCCATGAGTCGCTGGTGGAGGCCACGAATTTTGTTAAGACCGTGGAGACACACCAGCACCGCAAGATAGCGTGCCTGGAGGAAATTGCCTATCTCAGGGGCTGGATTACCAGGGAACAGGTTATGGAGACCTATGAGATTCTTAAAAAGAACCAGTACGGCAAGTATTTAAAGGACGTTCTGGACGGAAAGTATGTGGATAAGATACACCCACAGGATTTTTAA
- the rfbB gene encoding dTDP-glucose 4,6-dehydratase, giving the protein MKIIVTGGAGFIGSNFVHHMVNKYPDYEIINLDLLTYAGNLENLKPVEDKPNYKFVKGDIADRKFIFELFEKEKPDVVVNFAAESHVDRSITDPEAFVRTNVMGTTTLLDACRTYGIKRYHQVSTDEVYGDLPLDRPDLFFTEETPLHTSSPYSSSKASADLFVLAYHRTYGLPVTVSRCSNNYGPYHFPEKLIPLIISRALADEELPVYGTGENVRDWLHVADHCQAIDLVIHKGREGEVYNIGGHNERTNLEVVKTILKALDKPESLIKFVTDRPGHDMRYAIDPAKIETELGWKPTYNFDTGIEQTIRWYLDNQDWWKNILSGEYSNYFDKMYGSRL; this is encoded by the coding sequence ATGAAAATTATTGTAACCGGCGGAGCCGGATTTATCGGAAGCAACTTTGTACACCATATGGTAAATAAATACCCGGATTATGAAATCATCAACCTGGACCTGCTGACCTATGCGGGCAACCTGGAAAACTTAAAGCCTGTTGAGGACAAGCCCAATTATAAATTTGTAAAGGGCGACATTGCCGACAGGAAGTTTATATTTGAGCTGTTTGAGAAGGAAAAGCCGGATGTGGTGGTAAACTTTGCCGCCGAGAGCCATGTGGACCGTTCCATTACAGACCCGGAGGCCTTTGTGAGGACCAATGTCATGGGAACCACAACCCTCCTTGACGCCTGTCGTACCTATGGCATCAAGCGCTATCATCAGGTTTCCACCGATGAGGTGTACGGCGACCTGCCTCTTGACAGACCGGACCTTTTCTTTACAGAGGAAACGCCCCTGCACACATCCAGCCCTTATTCATCTTCCAAGGCAAGCGCTGATCTGTTCGTGCTGGCATATCACAGGACATACGGCCTGCCGGTGACTGTGTCCAGGTGTTCCAATAACTACGGCCCCTATCATTTCCCGGAGAAGCTGATTCCCCTTATTATCAGCCGCGCCCTGGCAGATGAGGAGCTTCCTGTGTACGGCACGGGAGAGAATGTGCGCGACTGGCTCCATGTGGCGGATCACTGCCAGGCTATTGACCTGGTTATCCACAAGGGACGCGAGGGAGAGGTGTATAACATCGGAGGGCATAATGAGCGCACCAACCTGGAAGTGGTAAAGACCATTCTGAAGGCCCTTGATAAGCCTGAGAGCCTGATTAAGTTTGTGACAGACCGTCCCGGCCATGACATGCGCTACGCCATTGACCCGGCCAAGATAGAAACAGAGCTGGGATGGAAGCCAACGTATAATTTTGATACAGGAATCGAGCAGACCATCCGGTGGTACCTGGACAACCAGGACTGGTGGAAGAATATTCTGAGCGGCGAGTACAGTAATTATTTCGATAAGATGTACGGCAGCCGCCTGTAG
- a CDS encoding leucine-rich repeat domain-containing protein, with protein MNILSRFSNLEELYLDGNELADLNFAAGLKNLKRLGLKDYYITDLGPLKQAEFLEYLDIRDNPVGEMGDVGNGVEIIQ; from the coding sequence ATGAATATCCTGTCCCGCTTTTCCAATCTGGAGGAGTTGTACCTGGACGGCAACGAGCTGGCAGACCTGAATTTTGCCGCGGGGTTAAAGAACCTTAAAAGACTCGGCCTTAAGGACTACTATATAACGGACCTGGGCCCTCTGAAGCAGGCGGAATTCCTGGAGTATCTGGACATCCGTGACAACCCTGTGGGCGAAATGGGTGACGTGGGTAACGGAGTGGAAATTATTCAGTAA
- a CDS encoding N-acetylmannosamine-6-phosphate 2-epimerase, protein MDKTELFNRIKGKLIISCQALPGEPLYDPERSLMPYMARAAREAGSPMIRANTVRDVLGIKRETGLPVIGLIKQVYEGFDGYITPTMGEVDALAEAGADIIAIDCTDRRRGDGLSPWEYIQSIKKKYPDQILMADISDYQEGLKAWKSGIDLVSTTMSGYTDYTPKLEGPDFELVRRLASELPIPVIGEGRVHTPDEAVKMLDMGAWAVIVGGAITRPLEIAGRFMKAVNGRRG, encoded by the coding sequence ATGGACAAGACAGAACTTTTTAACCGTATCAAAGGAAAGCTCATCATTTCCTGCCAGGCCCTGCCCGGGGAACCTCTTTATGATCCGGAGCGATCCCTGATGCCTTATATGGCCAGGGCGGCCAGGGAGGCCGGAAGTCCTATGATACGTGCCAACACGGTGCGGGATGTGCTGGGAATCAAGAGGGAGACAGGGCTTCCCGTCATCGGTCTGATAAAGCAGGTGTATGAGGGCTTTGACGGTTATATTACGCCTACCATGGGGGAGGTGGATGCCTTGGCAGAGGCAGGGGCCGACATCATTGCCATTGACTGTACGGACAGGAGGCGGGGAGACGGCCTGAGCCCGTGGGAATACATACAGAGCATCAAAAAAAAATATCCGGATCAGATTCTGATGGCCGATATCTCCGATTACCAGGAGGGTCTTAAGGCATGGAAAAGCGGCATTGACCTGGTGAGCACCACCATGAGCGGATACACGGACTACACCCCCAAGCTGGAGGGACCGGATTTTGAACTGGTCAGGCGCCTTGCGTCAGAACTTCCTATCCCGGTTATCGGGGAAGGCCGTGTGCACACGCCGGATGAGGCTGTGAAAATGCTGGATATGGGCGCTTGGGCAGTCATCGTGGGCGGGGCCATCACCCGGCCGCTGGAGATTGCCGGGCGGTTTATGAAGGCGGTTAACGGCAGGCGGGGATAG
- the rfbD gene encoding dTDP-4-dehydrorhamnose reductase, whose product MKVLVTGVKGQLGHDVMNELALRGIEGIGVDVEEMDITDRTACETVISQEKPDAVIHCAAYTAVDAAEDNLELCRKINAEGTRNIARVCKAMDIKMMYISTDYVFNGGGQRPWEPDDHREPLNVYGLTKYEGEIAVEQNIQKYFIVRIAWVFGVNGRNFIKTMLRLGKEKGAVSVVNDQIGSPTYTYDLARLLVDMIQTDKYGRYHATNEGLCSWYEFACEIFRQAGMDEVKVTPVDSDGFPAKAKRPSNSRMSKEKLTENGFERLPSWQDALGRYLKVLKENGMA is encoded by the coding sequence ATGAAAGTTCTGGTAACAGGTGTAAAAGGCCAGCTGGGCCATGACGTGATGAATGAACTGGCCCTTCGCGGGATTGAGGGAATCGGTGTGGACGTGGAGGAAATGGATATCACGGACCGCACAGCGTGCGAAACTGTGATTTCCCAGGAAAAACCAGACGCAGTTATCCACTGTGCGGCATATACTGCAGTAGATGCTGCTGAAGATAACCTGGAACTGTGCCGCAAAATCAATGCTGAGGGGACGCGCAATATCGCCAGGGTCTGCAAGGCCATGGATATCAAGATGATGTACATCAGCACGGACTATGTGTTTAATGGCGGCGGCCAGCGGCCATGGGAGCCGGATGACCACAGGGAACCCCTTAATGTATACGGGCTGACAAAGTATGAGGGCGAGATTGCGGTGGAGCAGAATATACAGAAGTATTTTATTGTGCGCATCGCCTGGGTATTTGGCGTCAACGGCAGGAACTTCATTAAGACCATGCTCCGTCTGGGGAAGGAGAAGGGGGCTGTATCCGTGGTAAATGACCAGATTGGTTCCCCCACATATACGTACGACCTGGCCCGCCTTTTGGTGGATATGATTCAGACAGACAAGTACGGGCGTTACCATGCCACCAACGAAGGGCTGTGCAGCTGGTATGAGTTTGCATGCGAGATATTCCGCCAGGCCGGCATGGACGAGGTGAAGGTGACTCCGGTGGATTCTGACGGTTTCCCTGCCAAGGCAAAGCGGCCCTCCAACAGCCGTATGAGTAAGGAAAAGCTGACTGAGAACGGTTTTGAGCGTCTGCCTTCATGGCAGGATGCCCTGGGACGTTACCTGAAGGTTCTTAAGGAAAACGGGATGGCATAA
- a CDS encoding dihydrodipicolinate synthase family protein, producing MKLDKYRGIIPAFYACYDKAGEVSEDGVRALTRYFVDQGVKGVYVGGSSGECIYQSVEDRKKTLEAVMDEAAGCLTVIAHVACNNTRDSRILAAHAQDLGVDGIAAIPPIYFKLPEYSVAGYWNDISEAAPETDFIIYNIPQLAGTALTMNLLKTMLLNRQVAGVKNSSMPVQDIQMFKAEAMKTRQDFIVFNGPDEQLVSGLAMGADGGIGGTYGAMPELFLKIYELVSENRIAEARAIQYEADEIIYKLCSGTCNMYAMIKEVLRISRGIDIGGVRKPLTDLCGSDRAIAGEAAAMIEDAKERYC from the coding sequence ATGAAGCTTGACAAATACAGGGGAATTATCCCGGCATTTTACGCCTGCTACGACAAGGCAGGAGAGGTAAGTGAGGACGGGGTGCGGGCGCTGACCAGGTACTTCGTGGACCAGGGGGTGAAGGGCGTCTATGTGGGCGGATCTTCGGGAGAATGTATCTACCAGTCTGTGGAGGACAGGAAGAAGACGCTGGAGGCTGTGATGGACGAGGCCGCGGGCTGTCTCACAGTTATTGCCCATGTTGCCTGCAACAATACAAGAGACAGCCGCATTCTGGCAGCCCATGCCCAGGACTTGGGTGTGGACGGGATTGCGGCCATACCGCCCATTTATTTCAAGCTGCCTGAATATTCTGTTGCCGGGTACTGGAATGATATATCGGAGGCAGCGCCTGAGACGGATTTCATTATCTATAACATACCACAGCTGGCCGGTACGGCCCTGACCATGAATCTTTTAAAGACAATGCTTTTAAACAGGCAGGTGGCAGGCGTGAAGAACTCATCCATGCCGGTACAGGACATCCAGATGTTTAAGGCGGAGGCCATGAAGACACGGCAGGACTTCATCGTGTTCAACGGTCCGGATGAACAGCTGGTGTCCGGTCTGGCCATGGGGGCGGACGGGGGAATCGGCGGTACCTACGGAGCCATGCCGGAGCTGTTTTTAAAGATATATGAGCTGGTGTCGGAAAACAGGATAGCAGAGGCCAGGGCCATCCAGTATGAAGCGGATGAAATCATATATAAGCTCTGTTCGGGAACATGCAATATGTACGCCATGATAAAGGAAGTGCTGCGCATCAGCAGGGGAATTGATATAGGCGGAGTCAGGAAACCGCTGACAGACTTATGCGGCAGCGACCGGGCCATTGCCGGGGAGGCAGCCGCCATGATAGAAGACGCAAAGGAGAGATACTGCTGA